One genomic segment of Amycolatopsis sp. WQ 127309 includes these proteins:
- a CDS encoding bifunctional adenosylcobinamide kinase/adenosylcobinamide-phosphate guanylyltransferase: MTKLTHRLAGYLENLARALRRYGRDEGKVLVLGGVRSGKSRHAERLVARHPHLVYVAPGLLPSDDDPEWAARVAAHQARRPSNWKTVETTDLAGTLRKATEPLLIDCLGTWLSRVLDEVGAWEQERGWEHRLDDRLEDFLAAWAAARVPVVAVSNEVGSGVVPATSSGRLFRDVLGALNNRVSADADRVQLVVAGRVLDL, encoded by the coding sequence ATGACCAAGCTGACGCACCGGCTAGCCGGGTATCTCGAAAACCTGGCCCGCGCCCTCCGCCGGTACGGACGCGACGAAGGAAAGGTGCTCGTCCTCGGCGGGGTCCGCTCGGGGAAGTCGCGGCACGCCGAGCGGCTCGTCGCCCGCCACCCGCACCTCGTCTACGTCGCGCCCGGCCTGCTCCCGAGCGACGACGACCCCGAATGGGCCGCGCGGGTGGCCGCGCACCAGGCGCGGCGGCCGTCGAACTGGAAGACCGTCGAGACCACGGACCTCGCGGGCACGCTCAGGAAGGCGACCGAGCCGCTCCTCATCGACTGCCTCGGCACCTGGCTCTCGCGGGTGCTCGACGAGGTCGGCGCGTGGGAGCAGGAGCGGGGCTGGGAGCACCGGCTCGACGACCGGCTCGAGGACTTCCTGGCCGCGTGGGCCGCTGCGCGGGTGCCGGTGGTCGCGGTCAGCAACGAGGTCGGCAGCGGTGTGGTGCCCGCAACGTCGTCCGGACGGCTGTTCCGTGATGTGCTGGGCGCACTCAACAACCGGGTGTCCGCCGACGCCGACCGGGTCCAGCTGGTCGTCGCGGGGCGGGTGCTCGACCTGTAG
- the cobT gene encoding nicotinate-nucleotide--dimethylbenzimidazole phosphoribosyltransferase, with protein MFDVPVPDATVRAAAQERLDGLVKPLGSLGRLEEIAAWLAAAHGSVPPRPLDDVRVVVFAGDHGVSALSAYPREVTAAMVRVFLAGKSGVNVLAAQVGARVRVADLGVDWDGSDVPADVTAHKIRRGSGSIDVEDALEPGEARAAFEAGRAIADEEREADVLIPGDMGIGNTAMCAALVAASLGLPASEVVGTGTGVDADGLERKTAAVSAALTRTAGRVDDPFERLTALGSACVAATAGFLVQAAVRGIPVVLDGVFSGAAALVARDIAPGAEQWWLAGHRSTEPSQAFALKALGLEPILDFGLRLGEGSGAVQAIPTLRAARAIIADMGLLADLA; from the coding sequence GTGTTCGACGTACCCGTGCCTGATGCCACCGTCCGCGCCGCCGCGCAGGAGCGGCTCGACGGCCTGGTCAAGCCGCTCGGCTCGCTGGGCAGGCTCGAGGAGATCGCCGCCTGGCTGGCCGCGGCGCACGGCAGCGTGCCGCCGCGCCCCCTGGACGACGTCCGCGTCGTCGTCTTCGCGGGCGACCACGGCGTGTCCGCGCTGTCGGCGTACCCGCGCGAGGTGACCGCGGCGATGGTGCGGGTGTTCCTGGCCGGCAAGAGCGGCGTCAACGTGCTGGCCGCGCAGGTCGGCGCGCGGGTCCGGGTCGCCGACCTCGGCGTCGACTGGGACGGTTCGGACGTCCCGGCGGACGTGACGGCCCACAAGATCCGCCGCGGCTCGGGCTCGATCGACGTCGAGGACGCCTTGGAGCCGGGCGAAGCGCGGGCGGCTTTCGAGGCGGGCCGCGCGATCGCGGACGAAGAGCGCGAAGCGGACGTGCTCATCCCGGGTGACATGGGCATCGGCAACACGGCGATGTGCGCGGCCCTGGTCGCGGCGTCGCTGGGGTTGCCGGCGTCCGAGGTGGTCGGCACCGGAACCGGCGTCGACGCGGATGGCTTGGAGCGCAAGACGGCGGCGGTCTCGGCGGCGTTGACGCGGACCGCGGGCCGGGTGGATGACCCGTTCGAGCGGCTGACGGCCCTGGGCAGCGCCTGCGTCGCGGCGACGGCGGGCTTCCTGGTCCAAGCGGCGGTCCGCGGTATCCCGGTGGTCCTGGACGGCGTGTTCTCGGGCGCGGCGGCCCTGGTGGCGCGGGACATCGCGCCGGGGGCGGAGCAGTGGTGGCTGGCCGGGCACCGCTCGACGGAACCGTCGCAGGCGTTCGCGCTGAAGGCGCTGGGCTTGGAACCGATCCTGGACTTCGGGCTTCGCCTGGGCGAAGGCAGCGGCGCGGTGCAGGCGATCCCGACGCTGCGCGCGGCCCGCGCGATCATCGCGGACATGGGCCTGCTGGCGGACTTGGCGTGA